The Microcoleus sp. AS-A8 genome window below encodes:
- a CDS encoding helix-turn-helix domain-containing protein — protein MPLKKLDRLLGAEIQRLRTGKGWSQEYLAEVANLHRTYISQLERGLKSPSVRVLYQITTALGVTMSTLLEAVEESLDADE, from the coding sequence ATGCCACTCAAAAAATTAGATCGTCTTCTAGGAGCAGAGATACAACGACTTCGCACTGGGAAAGGTTGGTCACAGGAGTATCTTGCAGAGGTTGCAAATCTGCATCGAACATACATCAGCCAACTTGAGCGAGGGTTGAAAAGTCCATCCGTCCGGGTTCTCTATCAAATCACTACTGCCCTAGGTGTAACGATGAGCACACTGCTGGAGGCAGTTGAGGAATCTCTTGATGCTGACGAGTGA
- the galK gene encoding galactokinase, which translates to MNFQQIFGASPETEASAPGRVNLLGEHTDYNDGFVLPTAIPQRTKVQLGLSKDGQHHFYSVELDERVSISENHHTPSGFASYIFGCVRLLEGEGQIVPPVNLHVTSSVPIGSGLSSSAALEVATLRGLRSLLNLDIDDVRIAQLAQQAEIQYSGVQCGIMDQMASSLADTEHMLFLDTRSLERQVIPFPSGAEVVVIDSGVPRTLAGSGYNQRRAECEEAAHLLRVKALRDITDPQAVEDLPEPQRRRARHVITEDNRVLEALQGVSAERFGELMNASHASLRDDYEVSVPALDTLVAMLQETPGVFGARLTGAGFGGACVALVAAGKGEAISRDVMERYMRSGFAGRILVPEVS; encoded by the coding sequence ATGAACTTTCAGCAGATTTTTGGTGCATCACCTGAAACAGAAGCCAGTGCGCCGGGACGGGTGAATCTACTAGGCGAACACACCGACTACAACGATGGATTTGTATTGCCAACGGCTATTCCCCAACGCACTAAGGTGCAACTGGGTTTGAGCAAGGATGGACAGCATCACTTTTACTCGGTGGAACTTGACGAACGGGTGAGTATTTCAGAAAATCATCATACACCCTCTGGATTTGCCAGTTATATCTTCGGGTGTGTTCGGCTGTTAGAGGGGGAAGGGCAGATTGTACCGCCTGTTAATTTGCACGTCACTTCCTCGGTTCCGATCGGTTCAGGGTTGTCTAGCAGTGCGGCTTTGGAGGTGGCGACTCTTAGGGGGTTGCGATCGCTCTTAAATTTAGATATCGATGATGTGCGGATCGCTCAGCTAGCACAGCAGGCAGAAATCCAATATTCGGGTGTGCAATGCGGCATTATGGATCAGATGGCGTCGAGCCTAGCTGATACGGAACATATGCTATTTCTCGATACGCGATCGCTTGAGCGTCAGGTGATACCTTTTCCATCTGGGGCAGAAGTTGTAGTAATAGATAGTGGTGTGCCTCGCACTCTGGCAGGGAGTGGCTACAACCAGCGACGCGCTGAGTGCGAAGAGGCGGCGCATCTCTTGCGGGTAAAGGCGCTGAGGGATATTACCGATCCGCAAGCTGTGGAAGACTTACCCGAACCGCAACGTCGTCGTGCTCGTCACGTCATCACTGAGGATAACCGAGTACTGGAGGCTCTACAGGGAGTATCAGCAGAGCGTTTTGGTGAGTTGATGAACGCTTCCCACGCTAGCTTACGCGATGATTACGAAGTTTCGGTGCCTGCTCTGGATACATTGGTGGCGATGCTACAGGAAACCCCTGGAGTATTTGGGGCACGTCTTACGGGTGCTGGGTTCGGGGGGGCTTGCGTGGCTTTGGTTGCTGCGGGTAAGGGGGAAGCGATTAGTCGAGATGTGATGGAACGATATATGCGATCGGGTTTTGCCGGACGTATTCTGGTTCCGGAGGTCAGTTAG